Genomic segment of Malus domestica chromosome 15, GDT2T_hap1:
TCTTCGACTAGACCCAGGTGGCTGCATGCAGAAAGAACACCAATGAAGGTGATCTCATTTGGTATGGCACCTTCATCCAACATTGTCGAAAAGGCTTCAAGAGCCTTCTCTCCTTGCCCATATTGGGAATATCCACACACCATGATATTCCATGACACTGTATCTCGTGAAACCAAGCCCTCAAAGATATCCTCAGCATCACTGATGCACCcacattttgcatacatatcaacAAGTGCACTAGTAACAAACAAATCTTCCAGATGCCCACTCTTAATTACCATTGAGTGGAGCTGCCGCCCATTTTCCAGCATAGCTGTACGGGAGCAAGCACTCAAACAGCCAGCGATGCTGAACTCATTTGGCTTCACGCCTTCTTGTTGCATCTTATTGAAGCAAGCAACAGATTCCTCTGCTTGATCAGTTTGGGCATAACCAGTAATGATGACTGTCCAAGTGAAGAGGTCTCGATTACTCAATCTATTGAAAGCTTTCACAGCATCTTCTACAAACCTGCCTTTGGCATACATGTCAATGAGAGCTGTCCCAACAAAGTCATTATCATCGAGGTTAGTTTTGATAATATGGGAATGTATTTGTTTTCCAAGGTCCACATCCAAAAGGCTAGAGCAACACCTTAAAACACTAATGAATGAGTACATGTTGGGCTTCAAACCTTCCACAAGCATTTGGTGGAACACTCTTGGCCCTAGGTCAGATAACTCATGATTGTGTGCTCCAGATAAAAGGGCATTCCATGAAATCAAATCAGGGTTTGTCATTGCCTCAAAAACCTGAGCACCATCTAGCAAACGCCCACTTTTCATATACATTGTGATTAGAGCATTGCTGACTGAAATATCAGCTTCACAACCATATTTCCATGCAAAAGCATGGATACTTTCACCAAAATGAAGGTCTCTGAGATCAGTGGCAGCACTAATGATACTAGAAAGGGTAAATTTATTTGGTGAGATGCCTGTACTTATCATTTCACGAAATAGCTGAGGCACTTCTTGCCATTGCCCTTGTTGATCAAGGCATGAGATAATTGCACTCCAGGCCACTACATCAGGATTTTCAATCGTCCTGAATGCTTTTACCGCATCGACTGCCATCCCACACTTTGAATACATATCAACGAGACTGCAACCCAAGAATTCATCTATCTGAAACCCAATTTTGACAACTAGAGAATGCAAAAACTGGCCTCCGCTCAAATTTCCCGAGTTTGCACAACCCTTGAGGACAGTGGACAAGGTGGACTTGCTCAACCTTATTTCTGATTCTGTCATTCTGCAGAACAATTCCAAAGATTTTTTTCCGTCACCTTCCTGAGCATACCCATTCAGCAGTGCATTCCATGATACCACATCCTGCTCAGGCATACAAAATAACACTCTATCTGCAAGTTCCATATCACCACATTTTGCATAAAGACCGACTAGAGCAGAACCAACAAAAGCATCCAATAACAACCCGTGTTTCACTGCTTCAGCATGCAACTGTTTCCCAAAACCTAAATCGGAGCACAAAGAACATGCTTTCAGCCCAGTTGCCAATGCAAAGTCATTTGCTTTTGTACCATCTTTCTTCATCTC
This window contains:
- the LOC103400785 gene encoding putative pentatricopeptide repeat-containing protein At3g23330, producing the protein MELGLIGVEMSPAFRRLLLPICQNPSLRLHNKLSPVSRSLLLPVQLKPLSCAALDVIDSNPISGSCLEFAPNSETQLRQVRLDNGYSPDQEIVGSNVKTRPLVFDTKKRLMHYSGMLRTCVSLRSLNEGKAIHGQVIKEGIDPDSHLWVSLVNVYAKCGDSGYARRVLDVMPERDVVSWTSLIQGFVVEGSGVDAVKLFCEMKKDGTKANDFALATGLKACSLCSDLGFGKQLHAEAVKHGLLLDAFVGSALVGLYAKCGDMELADRVLFCMPEQDVVSWNALLNGYAQEGDGKKSLELFCRMTESEIRLSKSTLSTVLKGCANSGNLSGGQFLHSLVVKIGFQIDEFLGCSLVDMYSKCGMAVDAVKAFRTIENPDVVAWSAIISCLDQQGQWQEVPQLFREMISTGISPNKFTLSSIISAATDLRDLHFGESIHAFAWKYGCEADISVSNALITMYMKSGRLLDGAQVFEAMTNPDLISWNALLSGAHNHELSDLGPRVFHQMLVEGLKPNMYSFISVLRCCSSLLDVDLGKQIHSHIIKTNLDDNDFVGTALIDMYAKGRFVEDAVKAFNRLSNRDLFTWTVIITGYAQTDQAEESVACFNKMQQEGVKPNEFSIAGCLSACSRTAMLENGRQLHSMVIKSGHLEDLFVTSALVDMYAKCGCISDAEDIFEGLVSRDTVSWNIMVCGYSQYGQGEKALEAFSTMLDEGAIPNEITFIGVLSACSHLGLVEEGKKHFDSLSNVFGITPTIEHYACMVDILGRAGKFNEIETFIETKELTPYAIIWETVLGACKMHGNVEFGETAARRLFELKPEMDSTYILLSNIFAVKGRWDDVSKVRKLMQSQGVKKEPGCSWVEVDGQVNIFVSQDGTHPRIGDIHLKLEELGEKLNSLGYIPETEDVLHRITEREKKEHLQYHSERLALGFALISTSHPKTIRIFKNLRICGDCHDVMKLVSDVTNREIVVRDIRRFHHFKNGTCSCKDFW